A genomic window from Spirochaetaceae bacterium includes:
- a CDS encoding type II toxin-antitoxin system VapC family toxin encodes MPITLLLDTSVYSQPIRKAPLRSVQRRWAAVGDRSLSTSVICEAEVLQGLEAKGSDRLWRAYRSVLKGRVNVLPVDVRVAEHYARVQAAAARIGRTRPAFDLLIAATALVHGLILATCNARHFAGIEGLPVEDWSRDN; translated from the coding sequence ATGCCGATCACCCTTCTTCTCGATACCAGCGTCTACTCGCAGCCGATCAGGAAAGCGCCGTTGCGTTCCGTCCAGCGCCGCTGGGCGGCGGTCGGAGACCGATCCTTGAGCACTTCGGTCATCTGCGAGGCCGAGGTGCTGCAGGGACTGGAGGCGAAAGGCTCGGATCGACTGTGGCGGGCATACCGCTCCGTCCTGAAGGGTCGCGTGAACGTGCTGCCGGTGGACGTCCGCGTGGCCGAGCACTACGCCCGCGTGCAGGCGGCCGCCGCGCGAATCGGACGGACGAGACCCGCCTTCGACCTGCTGATCGCCGCCACCGCGCTCGTTCACGGGCTCATCCTCGCAACCTGCAACGCGCGACACTTCGCAGGAATCGAAGGCCTCCCGGTCGAGGATTGGAGCCGGGACAACTAG
- a CDS encoding type II toxin-antitoxin system Phd/YefM family antitoxin produces MSAVGIYEARTKLSEICERVARTGEPVVVTRRGVALVRIDPVEPAAGTGSTIWGLRDRFVEEHGELEADIELPPRAVERRESRF; encoded by the coding sequence GTGAGTGCCGTGGGGATCTACGAGGCGAGAACGAAGCTGTCCGAGATATGCGAGCGGGTTGCGCGGACGGGTGAGCCGGTCGTCGTCACCAGGCGCGGGGTTGCATTGGTGCGGATTGATCCGGTGGAGCCGGCGGCAGGCACCGGATCGACGATCTGGGGATTGCGGGACCGCTTCGTCGAGGAGCACGGCGAACTGGAGGCCGACATCGAGCTGCCGCCGAGGGCCGTGGAGCGGCGTGAGAGCCGGTTCTGA